The following proteins are encoded in a genomic region of Haloarcula salinisoli:
- a CDS encoding universal stress protein, which translates to MVFLVPFDGSPLADAALDRAVDYAAAMDTDVVAVSLVPTGADYAVRRLRVDPSEDFAAETAASDLRRKIEEATDDAELNYEDVSAYSANELSETIRRVARDVEADVVFLGSADTDDVVVPISELDDADAYDVHIVRRT; encoded by the coding sequence ATGGTATTTCTCGTTCCCTTCGACGGCTCGCCACTCGCAGACGCCGCCCTCGACCGCGCGGTCGACTACGCCGCGGCGATGGACACCGACGTGGTGGCTGTCAGTCTGGTCCCGACCGGCGCGGACTACGCCGTTCGCCGCCTGCGTGTCGACCCCAGCGAGGACTTCGCCGCCGAGACCGCCGCGAGCGACCTCCGCCGGAAGATAGAGGAGGCGACCGACGACGCCGAACTCAACTACGAGGACGTCAGCGCCTACTCGGCCAACGAGCTCTCCGAGACCATCCGCCGCGTGGCCCGCGACGTCGAAGCCGACGTCGTGTTCCTCGGCAGCGCCGACACCGACGACGTCGTCGTCCCCATCTCGGAACTCGACGACGCGGACGCCTACGACGTCCACATCGTCCGCCGAACCTAG
- a CDS encoding L-threonylcarbamoyladenylate synthase — protein MSSPALSPTTENVQTVARCVREGGVVVAPSDTNMALTVAPDQPGAIDRVYAIKGRPTHKPLTLFVRDPRDWRRFARHDDPETVDALAEAFWPGPLNLVLELASPALDDRCAMDGTVSVGCLANPVWRELAEAVGGPVAMTSANQSGTVPDDRLVDVELAADHVGDAVDYILGGEPEGTTRASTILSLAHGDVGEARILRRGDLTANDIERATSLTVA, from the coding sequence ATGTCTTCGCCTGCCCTGTCGCCGACGACCGAGAACGTTCAGACCGTCGCCCGCTGCGTTCGCGAGGGGGGCGTCGTCGTCGCCCCCAGCGACACGAACATGGCGCTGACGGTTGCGCCCGACCAACCCGGGGCTATCGACCGCGTCTACGCTATCAAGGGCCGGCCGACCCACAAGCCGCTGACGCTGTTCGTCCGGGACCCGCGCGACTGGCGTCGCTTCGCTCGCCACGACGACCCGGAGACTGTCGACGCCCTGGCCGAGGCGTTCTGGCCGGGGCCGCTGAACCTGGTGCTCGAACTTGCCAGTCCGGCACTTGACGACCGATGCGCGATGGACGGCACGGTCAGCGTCGGCTGTCTCGCCAACCCTGTGTGGCGCGAGCTGGCCGAAGCGGTCGGTGGACCGGTCGCGATGACCTCCGCCAACCAGTCGGGGACGGTGCCCGACGACCGCCTGGTCGACGTCGAGCTGGCGGCCGACCACGTCGGCGACGCGGTAGACTACATCCTCGGAGGCGAGCCGGAGGGCACCACCCGCGCCTCGACTATCCTCTCGCTCGCCCACGGCGATGTCGGCGAGGCACGGATTCTGCGCCGGGGTGACCTGACGGCGAACGATATCGAGCGCGCAACGTCGCTGACCGTCGCGTGA